In Spirochaeta thermophila DSM 6578, the following proteins share a genomic window:
- the pncA gene encoding bifunctional nicotinamidase/pyrazinamidase, giving the protein MRALIVVDVQNDFVPGGALPVPEGDAVIPVINRLMGRFDVVVATQDWHPATHKSFASNHPGRSPYEVITLAGLEQVLWPDHCVQGSPGAEFTPGLDLRPVEAIVRKGTDPGIDSYSGFYDNGRKRSTGLAGYLRERGVREVYVTGLAGEYCVFYTAMDAAAEGFATFVVEDATRPLSAEGFEKAVVRMREQGITILRSRDVG; this is encoded by the coding sequence ATGAGAGCGCTCATCGTCGTGGACGTCCAGAACGATTTCGTCCCGGGAGGTGCCCTTCCGGTGCCGGAAGGCGATGCCGTCATCCCGGTGATCAACCGCCTCATGGGCCGGTTCGACGTGGTGGTGGCCACCCAGGACTGGCACCCTGCCACACACAAGAGCTTCGCATCGAATCATCCGGGGAGGAGCCCCTACGAGGTGATCACCCTCGCGGGCCTCGAGCAGGTGCTCTGGCCCGATCACTGCGTGCAGGGATCCCCGGGCGCGGAGTTCACACCCGGGCTCGACCTCCGTCCCGTGGAGGCGATCGTCCGCAAGGGGACGGATCCCGGGATCGACAGTTATAGCGGGTTCTACGACAACGGCCGGAAACGGAGCACGGGCCTCGCCGGGTACCTGCGGGAGCGGGGGGTGAGGGAGGTGTACGTGACGGGGCTCGCCGGCGAGTACTGCGTCTTCTACACGGCCATGGATGCGGCTGCCGAGGGATTCGCCACCTTCGTGGTGGAGGACGCTACCAGGCCCCTCAGCGCGGAGGGCTTCGAGAAGGCTGTGGTCCGCATGAGGGAACAGGGGATCACCATCCTACGGTCAAGGGACGTGGGCTGA